One Ethanoligenens harbinense YUAN-3 genomic window carries:
- a CDS encoding HesA/MoeB/ThiF family protein: MNFTNEMMERYSRHIILKEVGVKGQIKLLNAKVLVVGTGGLGSPAAMYLGAAGVGTIGLVDFDQVDLSNLQRQIIHQTKDVGKPKVQSGKETIHAINPDVNVVTYNEWIRADNILDIIKDRDYDFILDCTDNFPSKFLINDACVITKKPFSHAGIIRFQGQTMTYVPGQGPCYRCVFQNPPPPDAVPTCRQAGVLGVMGGVIGTLQASEALKYILGVGGLLTGALLTYDALRMEFRKIKLGKVENCAVCGKHPTITRLTDYGQAPCDLKGAAERQKPC, translated from the coding sequence GTGAATTTTACCAATGAGATGATGGAGCGCTATTCACGCCACATCATCCTCAAAGAAGTGGGCGTGAAGGGGCAGATCAAGCTGCTGAACGCAAAAGTGCTGGTGGTGGGCACCGGCGGGCTGGGTTCTCCCGCGGCCATGTATCTGGGCGCGGCCGGGGTGGGCACCATCGGACTGGTGGATTTCGATCAAGTCGATCTCTCCAACCTTCAGCGCCAGATCATCCACCAGACCAAGGACGTGGGCAAGCCCAAGGTGCAGTCCGGCAAGGAAACCATCCATGCGATAAATCCCGATGTTAACGTGGTGACCTACAACGAATGGATTCGCGCCGACAATATCCTCGATATCATCAAAGACCGGGACTATGATTTCATTCTTGACTGCACCGATAATTTCCCATCCAAATTTCTCATCAATGACGCGTGTGTCATAACGAAAAAACCGTTTTCTCACGCGGGCATCATCCGTTTTCAGGGGCAGACCATGACATATGTGCCCGGTCAGGGCCCCTGCTATCGCTGTGTGTTTCAAAATCCGCCTCCCCCCGACGCCGTGCCCACCTGCCGGCAGGCGGGTGTACTGGGTGTGATGGGCGGCGTCATCGGCACCCTTCAAGCCAGTGAGGCGCTCAAATATATTCTTGGCGTGGGCGGACTGCTCACCGGTGCTCTGCTCACCTACGATGCGCTGCGCATGGAGTTCCGCAAGATCAAGTTGGGCAAGGTGGAAAACTGCGCGGTCTGCGGCAAGCACCCTACCATC
- a CDS encoding CorA family divalent cation transporter yields MLRFYRAPDDRLAETGEGKDVRFISAVTPTDAEVSRLSAHLGTGRDVFRAALEADATPRMEVFEGAVLFVCASPVAYRRGEAMRFEVVPLSLVLSGRTAAAVCGRENPAVNELVQGLGAAANQNGRVVLQFMQVLAARFARHLRQIEKITTYLEKQPGSAKRNHKLRELLDLETALVRFSMALRENETVLESLLRGRLLTLTEEERLLLEHVRAEMKRTGELAAAYSRLLDGTIGTLATIASNNLNRMLRVFSIVIILLAILLAGFFVYGLQTPGFPRVGVFLVLALSAFCMSCGALVLHRGRAGRQTP; encoded by the coding sequence ATGCTGCGTTTTTATCGTGCGCCTGACGACCGTTTGGCCGAAACAGGCGAAGGAAAAGATGTGCGCTTCATCAGCGCCGTCACGCCGACGGATGCGGAGGTATCCCGTTTGTCGGCACATTTGGGCACCGGCCGCGACGTTTTTCGTGCCGCGCTGGAGGCGGATGCCACGCCCCGTATGGAAGTGTTTGAAGGGGCCGTGCTGTTTGTTTGCGCTTCCCCGGTCGCATACAGGCGAGGGGAGGCCATGCGGTTCGAGGTAGTTCCGCTTTCTCTGGTTCTGAGCGGGCGGACTGCCGCAGCCGTATGCGGCCGGGAGAATCCGGCGGTCAATGAACTGGTGCAGGGTCTCGGCGCCGCAGCCAATCAGAACGGCCGTGTAGTGCTGCAATTTATGCAGGTTTTGGCGGCGCGTTTTGCGCGGCATCTGCGTCAGATCGAAAAGATCACGACGTATCTCGAAAAGCAGCCGGGCAGTGCAAAACGCAACCACAAGCTGCGGGAACTGCTGGATCTAGAAACGGCCCTAGTCCGCTTTTCCATGGCGCTTCGAGAGAATGAAACGGTTCTGGAGAGCCTGCTGCGGGGCCGGCTGTTGACCCTGACGGAGGAAGAACGCTTGCTGCTTGAGCATGTGCGGGCGGAGATGAAACGCACGGGCGAACTGGCGGCTGCCTACAGCAGGCTGTTGGACGGAACGATCGGGACGCTGGCGACCATTGCATCGAACAACCTCAACCGGATGCTTCGCGTGTTTTCCATCGTCATCATTCTGCTGGCGATTTTGTTGGCCGGTTTTTTTGTATATGGGCTGCAAACGCCCGGCTTTCCCAGGGTGGGCGTGTTTCTGGTGCTCGCCCTGTCGGCTTTTTGCATGAGTTGCGGGGCGCTGGTGCTGCACCGGGGTCGAGCCGGCCGGCAGACGCCGTGA
- the udp gene encoding uridine phosphorylase, translated as MHMKERMYHLNLKPEDGARFALLPGDPGRVEQIAACLDGARQVAVNREFCTWAGMVAGERVLVTSTGIGGPSAAIAMEELASIGVDTFIRVGTCGGMQLAVQGGDIVVPTAAIRMDGTSREYLPVEFPAVADFSLTRALADAAEQSGLRGHLGVVQSKDSFYGQHEPERMPVGQRLQADWQAWIKGGALASEMECAALFTVAACLGVRAGAVLTCVWNQERQAAGLSNPETHDSGAAIRVAVEAVRRLTDGGR; from the coding sequence ATGCACATGAAAGAGCGGATGTACCATTTAAATTTGAAGCCGGAGGATGGGGCGCGGTTTGCGCTGCTGCCGGGCGACCCAGGCCGGGTGGAACAGATCGCCGCCTGCCTGGACGGCGCACGGCAGGTGGCCGTCAACCGGGAATTCTGCACTTGGGCCGGCATGGTGGCGGGCGAGCGCGTGCTGGTCACGTCCACCGGCATCGGGGGACCGTCGGCCGCCATCGCTATGGAAGAACTGGCGTCCATCGGGGTGGATACCTTTATCCGGGTGGGTACGTGCGGCGGCATGCAGCTTGCGGTGCAGGGCGGGGACATTGTTGTGCCCACCGCCGCCATCCGCATGGACGGCACCTCCCGCGAGTATCTGCCGGTGGAGTTCCCCGCCGTCGCGGATTTTTCCCTTACGCGCGCGCTGGCGGACGCTGCGGAGCAGTCCGGCCTGCGCGGCCATCTGGGGGTAGTGCAGAGCAAGGATTCATTCTATGGGCAGCACGAGCCGGAACGGATGCCGGTGGGGCAGCGCCTGCAGGCCGACTGGCAGGCGTGGATCAAAGGCGGCGCGCTGGCCAGCGAGATGGAGTGCGCGGCGCTCTTTACCGTGGCCGCTTGCCTGGGCGTGCGTGCGGGGGCGGTGCTCACCTGTGTCTGGAACCAGGAACGGCAGGCGGCCGGGCTTTCCAACCCCGAAACGCACGATTCGGGCGCTGCTATCCGCGTGGCAGTGGAAGCCGTTCGCAGGCTGACGGATGGCGGCAGGTGA
- the rlmB gene encoding 23S rRNA (guanosine(2251)-2'-O)-methyltransferase RlmB — protein sequence MYTDKREKRKEDVLVGRNAVFEALRAGRPVDSVLIAKGNSGGPVRRIVELCRERGVVIKDVSSVKLDAICGGMSHQGVAAMAAAHEYVGVSDMLHAAKERGEPPFLVICDEINDPHNLGAIIRTAECCGAHGVIIPKRGAVGLTAAVDKAASGALEYMPVARVSNLAATVEELKKEGVWVYGTDMDGQPFYETDFSGGAAVIIGSEGKGISRLLREKCDVVVSIPMRGRITSLNASVAAGIVLYEAAKTRIRTGGGKA from the coding sequence ATGTATACAGATAAACGGGAAAAACGCAAGGAAGATGTGCTGGTGGGGCGAAACGCAGTGTTTGAAGCGTTGCGTGCGGGCCGCCCGGTGGACAGCGTACTCATCGCCAAAGGCAACAGCGGCGGGCCGGTGCGCCGCATTGTAGAGCTGTGCCGGGAGCGCGGGGTGGTCATTAAAGATGTAAGCAGCGTCAAGCTGGATGCCATTTGCGGCGGCATGAGCCACCAGGGAGTGGCGGCCATGGCCGCGGCGCATGAGTATGTAGGGGTGTCCGATATGCTCCACGCGGCGAAAGAGCGTGGAGAGCCGCCGTTTCTGGTTATCTGCGACGAGATCAACGACCCCCACAACCTCGGTGCGATCATCCGCACGGCGGAATGCTGCGGTGCGCACGGCGTCATCATCCCCAAGCGTGGTGCGGTGGGCCTGACGGCGGCGGTAGACAAAGCGGCCAGCGGCGCGCTGGAATACATGCCGGTCGCCCGCGTGTCCAATCTTGCCGCCACGGTGGAAGAACTCAAAAAAGAGGGCGTCTGGGTCTACGGCACGGATATGGACGGGCAGCCGTTTTATGAAACGGATTTTTCCGGCGGTGCGGCGGTAATCATCGGCTCGGAGGGCAAAGGCATTTCGCGCCTGCTCCGGGAAAAGTGCGACGTGGTCGTATCCATCCCCATGCGCGGGCGCATCACGTCGCTGAACGCTTCGGTGGCGGCCGGCATCGTCCTGTATGAAGCGGCCAAGACCCGTATCCGTACGGGAGGTGGTAAAGCATGA
- a CDS encoding nitroreductase family protein, with amino-acid sequence MQLDFQHDVSELAVMRRSVRTFQPRDVDAQALDACMVPLTSETALFGAETRYTAVHVKQTPIKLGTYGMVHGAKTFLTAVTSKKDLRAGFLQIGYQMEQAVLLATDCGLGACWLGGTFDKTAFWQASGTGDGEQLVIVLPIGYPGGKMRLLEHIVRGAAGSANRKPFEKLFFNAENGTPLSEQAAGAFSVPLSCVRLAPSAVNKQPWRLLLSQTSVAFYLDRGKEQANAAESDIRYVDLGIAMCHFEAGALQAGLSGSWDFQNPGFSAPASYEFIAAWKLSQNKS; translated from the coding sequence ATGCAGCTCGATTTTCAACACGATGTTTCAGAACTGGCGGTGATGCGGCGGTCGGTGCGTACCTTCCAGCCGCGGGATGTGGATGCGCAGGCGCTGGATGCCTGTATGGTGCCGCTCACAAGTGAAACGGCTCTTTTCGGAGCGGAGACGCGTTATACGGCCGTCCATGTGAAGCAGACACCGATTAAACTGGGTACCTATGGAATGGTTCACGGCGCCAAAACGTTTTTGACCGCCGTGACTTCCAAAAAGGACCTGCGGGCGGGGTTCCTTCAGATCGGGTATCAGATGGAGCAGGCGGTCCTGCTCGCGACCGATTGCGGTCTCGGCGCCTGCTGGTTGGGCGGAACATTTGACAAAACGGCGTTCTGGCAGGCTTCAGGCACCGGTGATGGGGAACAGTTGGTCATCGTGCTGCCGATCGGTTACCCCGGCGGGAAAATGCGCCTGCTGGAACATATCGTGCGCGGCGCGGCGGGCAGCGCAAACCGGAAGCCATTTGAAAAACTGTTTTTCAATGCGGAAAACGGAACGCCTCTTTCCGAGCAGGCGGCGGGCGCGTTTTCCGTGCCGCTTTCGTGTGTCCGGCTCGCGCCGTCAGCGGTGAACAAACAGCCTTGGCGCTTGCTTCTTTCCCAAACGTCCGTGGCTTTTTATCTGGACAGGGGCAAAGAGCAGGCGAACGCGGCGGAGAGCGATATCCGATATGTCGATTTGGGTATCGCAATGTGCCATTTTGAGGCGGGCGCGTTACAGGCGGGCTTGAGCGGAAGCTGGGATTTCCAGAACCCCGGTTTTTCGGCTCCCGCATCGTATGAATTTATTGCCGCGTGGAAACTGAGTCAAAATAAATCATAA
- a CDS encoding ROK family protein, with amino-acid sequence MLPDLFSTCGPQEKRVFCALQKFGPVSKSQLLALTGLKLTTLSRFLRPLEELRLVVRPQFGESSGGRKPALYDVTDRDYYLLGVDISRTYMQIVLTDLKLRVRASRRFHMDGQSTPERTVRTIVETARELADQATTPGGRIVLAGVGAVGPMSRTDGVLLSPRYFQASGWKDVPLVSMLRQGLGCPVSLDNGANTAVLAEALYGIGRGVPRVVYVNCGVGIRTGTFLDGVLIRTSQNAEDVFGHMVVNADGRLCTCGKRGCLDCYATIRAVTSEFAECRARGEHSDLPADVTWESICAAARQGDALAASVLRHAATYLGIGLSNLINLLGPGLVILSGPLIRQSDLFYETAAGVAQKQVWAVQSGVKFHRGGSLEEDAIAVGGAALALEEAAEALPDSRVQAVQHSG; translated from the coding sequence ATGCTGCCCGACCTGTTTTCCACCTGTGGCCCACAGGAAAAACGTGTATTTTGCGCATTGCAAAAATTCGGCCCGGTGTCCAAAAGTCAGCTTCTTGCGCTGACGGGCCTCAAGTTGACGACGCTCAGCCGCTTTCTGCGGCCGCTGGAGGAGTTGCGGTTGGTGGTGAGGCCGCAGTTCGGCGAGTCATCCGGCGGGCGCAAGCCGGCGCTGTATGACGTGACCGATCGGGATTACTATTTGCTGGGCGTGGATATCTCACGCACCTACATGCAGATTGTGCTTACCGACCTGAAACTGCGCGTGAGGGCCTCCCGCCGTTTTCATATGGATGGACAGTCCACACCGGAGCGGACGGTGCGGACGATCGTGGAGACCGCCCGTGAGCTGGCAGATCAAGCCACGACTCCGGGCGGGCGGATCGTGCTGGCCGGGGTTGGCGCGGTGGGGCCGATGTCCCGCACGGACGGAGTGCTTCTTTCTCCGCGGTATTTTCAGGCGTCTGGATGGAAAGATGTGCCGCTGGTGTCGATGCTCCGCCAAGGCCTGGGCTGCCCGGTCTCGCTGGACAACGGCGCCAATACCGCCGTGCTGGCTGAAGCGCTTTACGGCATCGGCCGGGGTGTGCCGCGTGTGGTTTACGTCAACTGCGGCGTGGGCATTCGCACCGGCACGTTTTTAGACGGCGTGCTCATCCGTACTTCGCAAAACGCGGAAGATGTATTTGGCCACATGGTGGTGAATGCGGACGGCAGACTCTGTACCTGTGGAAAACGCGGTTGCTTGGACTGCTATGCCACTATCCGTGCCGTTACGTCTGAATTCGCAGAGTGCCGCGCGAGGGGTGAGCATTCCGATTTGCCTGCGGATGTCACATGGGAGAGTATCTGCGCGGCTGCCCGGCAGGGCGATGCGCTGGCGGCGAGCGTGCTGCGGCATGCCGCCACCTATCTGGGCATCGGGCTTTCCAACCTCATCAACCTGCTCGGGCCGGGTCTGGTCATTCTCAGCGGGCCGCTTATCCGGCAGTCCGATCTGTTTTATGAAACGGCGGCCGGCGTGGCTCAAAAGCAGGTCTGGGCGGTGCAGAGCGGCGTGAAGTTCCATCGGGGCGGAAGCCTGGAAGAAGACGCGATTGCGGTAGGCGGCGCCGCGCTCGCGCTGGAGGAGGCGGCCGAGGCCCTGCCGGACTCCCGTGTGCAGGCTGTGCAGCATTCGGGCTGA